A stretch of the Xylanibacillus composti genome encodes the following:
- a CDS encoding copper amine oxidase N-terminal domain-containing protein produces the protein MNRKAKVGLAIAIASCSFAAGVHASDGLKKVEAFLRDDFRIRVDGKAISLDSPPLVYQGKTYLPVSDIGHALSAEVKWDGSTKTVYINPRIYDIQPTTVKNDQLDEMKISILKAMTAEYLGGTYPILVNDSYGGGRFFRELDLQRMGVNTSALVKVREKWSGVVYIAESEAKKAWKEQPKISYSFNNQVVVTETDEKKARVLRNFDPDDPIIPNLPMDQEPDPYSPSYYYSYDYRYTPGVLYSVDPIPGESNLYHALYYKDNKYIRYTLTLTPIEKSVSKDGRAQFETDWYISEYKSEYLGSPLDEYSENYFPY, from the coding sequence ATGAATCGCAAGGCCAAAGTAGGACTAGCCATTGCCATAGCATCCTGCTCATTTGCAGCAGGAGTTCATGCATCTGATGGCTTGAAGAAAGTCGAGGCTTTCCTCCGAGATGACTTTCGAATTAGAGTGGATGGTAAGGCGATATCCCTGGATTCCCCACCTCTTGTTTATCAGGGTAAAACCTATTTGCCTGTATCAGATATTGGTCACGCTTTAAGCGCTGAAGTCAAATGGGACGGTTCAACTAAAACCGTGTATATAAACCCGCGTATATATGATATTCAACCAACAACAGTTAAGAATGATCAATTAGACGAGATGAAGATTAGTATATTAAAAGCGATGACTGCAGAGTATTTGGGTGGGACCTACCCTATTCTTGTCAATGATTCTTACGGGGGAGGAAGGTTTTTTCGAGAATTGGACTTGCAGCGAATGGGTGTTAATACTAGCGCCTTGGTAAAGGTCAGGGAAAAGTGGTCAGGAGTCGTCTATATTGCGGAATCCGAAGCCAAAAAAGCTTGGAAAGAACAACCCAAGATTTCATACTCCTTCAATAATCAAGTAGTAGTAACAGAAACGGATGAGAAGAAAGCCCGCGTCTTGCGTAATTTCGACCCGGATGATCCGATCATTCCGAATTTACCCATGGATCAGGAGCCTGATCCCTATTCACCCAGCTATTATTATTCATATGACTACCGATATACACCAGGGGTTCTTTATTCTGTAGACCCCATACCTGGCGAAAGCAATTTGTACCACGCTCTGTATTATAAGGACAATAAGTATATACGATACACACTAACCTTAACTCCTATCGAAAAAAGCGTAAGCAAAGACGGCAGAGCTCAGTTCG